Genomic window (Cucumis sativus cultivar 9930 chromosome 2, Cucumber_9930_V3, whole genome shotgun sequence):
AAAGTAATCGGAAACGCGCGTGGGCTGTACGTATCGGCAAGCCAAGGCGCAGACTTGTGCTTGGCGATGTATATTGATTACGGATTCACAACGGGGCCGTTCAACGGAAGCTCGATCAGCGTGTTTTCGAGGAATCCGGTGACGGAGCAGCGACGGGAGGTGGCGGTTGTGGGCGGGAGAGGGAAGTTTAAGATGGCTAGAGGGTTTGCAAAGCTGAAGACGCATTACTTGAATGTCAGTAATGGCGATGCGATTATAGAGTATAATGTTACTGTGTTTCATTACTAaattggagaagaaaggaGCAGTTGGATTTTGATTTGTGATTTTGAGGATAGtgacatttttaataaattggtTCATCATATCAGCATTAAGGGGTGATTCATACGAATCTAAAATGatacaaattataaagattgaatgaaaagtgattttctttttaaattatccaaattttaagTGGATTAAAAGTGGTCTATCATTTGCATTTACTAACTCCTCCATCAATACTATTGGCGCTTGCAACTCAAAACCTTACTTTCATgcacaatattttatatttcatactTTATGCTTTATGCCTTGTgttttatatgttatatattagATTTTCGTTTATCCTTCTTTATCCTCAATGCTAATAATCGTGTTTAATACTCAATGTTCAATACttatactttatatattttgacaCTTGATGCTcaatactaaaataaacatacaaaaaaatgaagagtagaaatgcaaaataaaaagagaaacgGAAGAAGAAATCCATATTAAGGATGCAAAtgaaaaaagtgtaaaaaccaaacaaatgtaaaataaaactacacaaaaaaatcataaaataagaaaaaaaacaaaaatatcgGTATTgtcaaaatagcaaaatattgaaactacttataaaatataggaaaattcATTAAACTCCCATTTAAGTTACttttacttataataaaaaaatttaaaagaatttagaaaaaaattacaacacaaagggaagaggaagaaaacatttaaagctaaaatgataattttacaTAGGAACTACATAAGCAAAATGCCAATTTtcattggttttaaaaaagtacCTATTTTTCATTCGAGCCTTTATTTCCCAACATCAAGGTCCTATTCttatattaacatatataacaaaagagATGGtgacaaatatagcaattagattcaaaatattaacatatataacaacttttttaaaaatagcaaatataacaaaatcggTTAAAATCTATTAACGATATAAGTTTATCACTTATAGACCATATTGTAAAATATGAGTCTAGTCACTGATAGACTATAAACCATAAATCCTAAacgatagaagtttatcatcaatattgacaaattttgctatattgtcaattttttaaatgttgttatacacttaattattatttctaaaattactataaattataattaccctATAATAAATATGAGAAATTCATGATTCTAATATCTAACACTAACAATATctataataatatcaataatagcGAGTGGGTCCATGTAAATGTCAAATTGATTGAGCATCTTTAATTCCTCGATcaattacaatatttaattacaaaaatttgacCCTATTTTTAGTTCTATCATATGCACAGCCTTGTTCTTTACAATCATGAGTCGGAAAAATGTCATCAAATTCTAGAATGTCTCTATTGAATCATGTCAAGGGTTTAAAGTAACATTTTGGTTAGCTTAAACTCAACACAGATATGAACTTGCTTTTAagtagttaatatttttaactataaaactacttttttttcttttttttttttttttggctctCCTACAAGAGTCATAGTAAAGATTGTTAATAGTTGAGTGAGTTCGTTGCTttcattatcaataatatttttcttatttcttagaTTAAGTCTTACATACATATTGTGAAgcattatcttttcttttttcaatatctttttGTGTAAATTTTTGTATGTTATTAATAGTATGTATACTAAAGTCATTGTTAGTCATGACAACCTCTTTTAAAAATGCTATTAAATATTACttgatcaaagaaaaaaagtttataagtATGAGCAAAGAAAATAGGTgctaccaacaaaaaaaaaaaaaaaaattgttgcaaCTATGCTTATGCAATCGAGGTGGTACgtcaataaaaatatgtcatgtggctagattttttttattatataagaaaatagattgtacattttctaaatgaatTACGTTAAACTTAAAGATATTACGAAATATAATAcattagtttagggtttaagatCGAAGGTTTAATTAGTGTTTAGAATGTATACTGATTCTTCACGTCAAACACACCCTCTAGAAGGtgaataattttctaaatgaatgaagtatttttgcaattaattTGGACAAACAACCCTAcctcatttttccaaaattggAATAATAGGTGAACTACCATAATATTTTTGGGACCCTACCCCTTTaccaaattgaaactattttcttgTTGAGTTGAGTTGTTGTTCTTACACTTTTTCCATGATTCcaattttcttgtttcaatAACTATGATCCATATATAGTCAaccatataaaaatattataatgccttgtaatataataatgaagaGTCTAAAGGATCTTTTgcctaaaataaacaaataatagaaAGTAACctttttgattgaaaaattatatatgtgtttgaCCATTTTAAGATAtctatttatttgtatttctcGTCATAAATCTAATCTTATgtatttctcaattttttagtACATCCCTTAAGTTGTGttgatagaaaaagaaaataagttagattttataattaacagaatataattattaagttACAAAACTCTAGTTTAGGCAATTGCTGGTGGTAAACAAAAGTACATTTGAAGCATATGTTCAACTTCTATAATTTTGATcatctaaaaaaaagtagttttttttttttttacgcCATTTGAACTGTTGGTAGAAAGGTCGAAAAAATCAGATATGACTATGCCAACACCAAAATGGACTAATGTTGAGAATTTCATTCACCCCATCTAATGGTCattgtgtaagtgcaacgtCTTGATGGttttagaaaaggaaatgaatgaACCGAGATCATATATGAATGAGAGTCATCTTCAAGGTACGTAGAATTTTTTGAATGCTCATTGAATTAGAAGCCAAGTTCGACAGTAGTTAAATGTGCTTAGCTTGAAACCCCAAATGCTTGGATgacttcttgttttttttaaaaaaaaaagaaacacgTGAATGAAGACAATACAATGCAAAAGAACACATGTTGGGTTGTGATAATAACTCTCGttcattcttaaaattatCATCAATCAAATCGCAGAGGACATCGATCAAAAGAATGTGGATATTTGCAAATGCCTTTTCTTGTAACAATACTAAATATCATTTAAGCTATACTCACTTTTTTCGGTTATCATCTTTTCACGAAGATGTTAAAAgcttatgaaaaagaaatccaaataTGGAAGAACTTCTCTAATatggaaaagggaaaaactTTGCTTCCTCTTCCATATTTGGAACctcaaatggaaaaataaaaaaccttcCATTTCGAGAATTAAACTTCcaaattcatttatgtattccacatttgaaagaagaaagatatatattcTATCCTTTCCTATTTGGAAAATCCAAATATATGTaagaaattttactatatgtaGAAGAATTTGGACAATGAAAGttgatatagttttaattCCTTCCCCTTCTTACATATCCTCATATAAACtaatataaactaattaatcttACATGTCACTAAACTATGAAACCGAAATACCAACTAATTGCTCCATAGCTTGTTAATGATCTAAAAATTTGTAGTTTGATTCTTTCTATACGttcataaacaaattaattgcCACATCTCTAacattaattagtataattctttgcttttttgaaaacaacataTATAAGAGAAAAGCAAGAAATTTAAACTTATCGTATGTAACGCCCCAAGTTTAGGATTCGGAATTCAAATCTCCAATTTGGCAACATCATTCTTAGTTGTCTTAAAGACTTACTAGAGTGAAAGTTGATGTCATCCTCACTAACCAACACAAGCCACGAGTTCGTTCAACATGTTTTTTCCTCATTAATCACATGCATAAAGTATGATGCACTTTGTTGTTATGGATAgtaacttttatttctttcctcAAGATCCCCTTCATTCAAAGTGTGATATCAGTTCATTCATACATACTAGCTTTTGTTTAGTTAGTTTCGAACCACATCTTACTGGAAGAGGTTTCACTTCGATACGACCATCTGATGCCCCAAGCCCACCCATGATTTGAACTAGAATTCAGGATTCTCAATATCCCCTATATCCCCTGCGACCTAACCCAAGAGATTACCcaacttaaaattatttcgAGCTAAGCATACTTAACTTTGAGTTTCTATGGTCGAGCAATCGAAAAGAAATGTGTACCTTATTAGCTAGTATAGGTATTaactcttaattttaatttaagtctttcttaagTTTAGTTTCATGTGTTTAGAGACGATATGAAATAATTCATATTATGAATTACAATATCACTGTCTATGGActctatctttctttctttctcaaaacaaaatgaattgttatgtaatatttatatcaCCTTTTTAACAAATGCTACCATATcatatctaaattaatttccttaaatttagttacattaattaaaacctaaaattaataatggaACAGTTAGAAactattatattcaatttgaataaacatcataattttataagaaatcGATTTGAACGAAAAATTTGTTAATGCATCATTTCTAATCGTTCAATCTACAAACTAAAGGTTTGAAGAAAGTTGCATACATAtaagaaatttgttaaatcaaTCTTAATAAATGGTCTAAAATCACTTTtctataacaatttaaaacttaaatagaATACTCACCCAcacatttataataattccAAAAACgccctttctttttatgaactttttggtCAATTCTCACTATAAAACCCCACCCTCACCCCATCGTCTTCTCCATCTCACGACTCTTTCTTCTCCACAAACAACACAGAGAGTAAAAATCTTTATTCCTCACCAAAAAAACAATGGCAAATCTTTCTGTATCATTCTCCTTCATCCTCCTAATCGCAACCCTCCCATGGATTCAAAGcctaaacccaaaaaaacCCGTAATCTCAAGACACGTTTCTCAAAAACAAACCGTCACCAACATCCAATTCTACTTCCACGACACCGTCAGCGGGAAAACCCCCTCCGCCATCAAGGTCGCCGAGGCCCCAACCTCCAGCAAATCTCCGACCCTCTTCGGCGCCTTGTTCATCGCCGACGACCCTTTGACAGAATCACCCGACCCTAAGTCCAAGGAGGTGGGTCGGGCGCAGGGGCTGTACGGATCCGCAGGGCAGCAGGAACTGGGCCTATTGATGGCATTAACCTACGAGTTTACGGCCGGCAAGTTCAAAGGCAGTTCCGTTGTTGTTTTGGGGAAGAATTCGGTGATGCATACCGTTCGTGAGTTGCCAATCGTTGGAGGGACGGGAGTTTTCCGATTCGCTCGTGGGTATGCAGAGGCGAGGACATATTGGCTTAACAGTGTTGGTGATGCCATTGTTGGTTATAATGTAACAGTTATACACTAAGATAAATCCCCATTTGCAACGATAATATACTAATTGTTCTTCTCCTATTTATGATCAAGAAATTATTAGAGAATATCTAAAATCATAGGATCTATATTAAACATATTATTAAGCTAAGATACAACTGTAGACTATAATGTTTTAGGTACATGTGTACTACATCCCAATAATCTTTTCTTTGGTCTAATGGTCCCTTAGTTGATTTTCACACATGCAGTTGTCTCATGGGGTTCAAATATTAGCTAACAAACCcaatacttttttgttttactatgTTCTTCACAATTAAGAGGAGGGAGTGATTCCATTCAAAcctataaagtttaaataactTTATGATAGACTTTCaatatttaagtttgttttgctacacttgaaaatatttcaatgaaattattaaactttcaaatatgtcataacaatcatatatatatatagagaatGGTAAAATTAATGGGGTTGGTGATTgctaaaaaaatgagaagacaGATGATGCTAATACCAAAAAAGgtaaagcaaaagaaaaagctaagtttgatggttcaaattaattgtatgtaaataaaattaattgtatgtaataaaaattttggtagaaaaatgatttattaattgtaACCAATTTTAGTCAAGTAGAGTCGCTAACCTACTCAACTTCACTTAGCTTTGGCAGTTCTCCCactcttttattctttttttttttgtatgttcaTTTCGTTTTAAATTCATTCTTATCAAATTTAAGtacttttcttgaatttttattaaattattactaaCTCAACTCAATTTTAACCCATTATTTTTATCGTTAACTAAATGCTTCGTgtctcaacttttaaataaaaaagtactCTTTTAAGAGTAACTATAATGGATAACATGTAAGCaaacatcttttaaaaattgcaaatgtaGCAAAGTTTATCAACAATAGACTCTTATGTAAGtaatagatcaatatttatcaTGTGAACTACTTGTGATATGtttctatcgttgatagactctaacaaactttgttatatttataattttttaaaatgttgttatatatgctaatacttttgaatctaattgttatatttgcaattgttcattttttataggTCCATAAAGTCTATTTTGCCTCTATAATAAGTCATAACATAACATAACATATTTAAACTATGTTGATAGCTACATTTACACGTTCgaatttttaattgtaaacATCAAGCTCCCAAGCTTATACCATCGTTAAAATTTGTCCCtctaaaattgatataattgtGAAGATGGTTAACAAACGTAAAAAGAATTAAGGGTTtgatttttatcatttgatttcAATTGAGAGTCCATTTTTAACACTTATGTAAGTTTAAGaatttaacattaatttaGAATCGAAAGTTAATGGTGTAATTACAACTATTAGAagtacgttttttttttttaacaattaacgagccttttcttctttttgtttttgagtaGAGGAATAAAGGCCgcaggaaagaaagaaagtattaagaaaattgtatatgatgatgatgatgatgaagaagggCAGGCTCTCTTGACTTGGAAGACACCACTCATGATGAAGTTGATGCTCATTTGTATTTCCCTTTAATTTGCAATACAACATAAGTATGGCAAGGCGTaaaagtgaagaaaatggACCAAAGAGTAACTTTACCCTTGAAAGAAAGGGTCTTCAAGACAAATTATGAGGAGATTTCAAGCTTGATATATTGTATAGatgaattgtttttcttattatatcaatttatttttaggtgaaattttatatttgacctAATATATGACGTTAGAATCCGTGAGGATggattttcaattcaaaaaaatGGTAACCGACTCAAGGATTGTAAACTCAATGAGTAACTGTTTTGAAAGATTATGTTGAGGATCtcacattaattaataaaaaatgaggaTATCTCGCCTATCTTCATAAGATACGTGAGTTTTACTCTTCTTGATATTATTGTGAATTTGTTTTGAGATTAACTTATGTTTATTGAAAGtgcatatttaaatatagtaaaatgagtaaaaatatttagaaaatttaccttctttttaaatattttttattgttattttgaaaagaactcaaaaaaaaaaagacaaaaaaaaaaaaaagtgaaaaaaagtGGTTGAGTTGTAGTATTGGAGGTGGAGGCCAAATTTGTGGGTCTCTTTATATCACATGTGAATGGAAAAGAGGGCAAAGTAATTGGGCCACTTGACCCAAGTAGTCAACCTTCATATCATCCCCTCTATGACTTAACCATACATTTTGGAGTCACAATTCATCCCAAGGCTTTCTACCTAAACAGCTTCATTTACACAAATGgtatagttgtaaatatagagtattattttaaaaaaaaatacaaatataacaaaatctgtcaaaatctatcaattaTAAGAATATCATTACGTATAAATAGCAAGATTTAGTGGAGTTAtaagtgtatatatacattgtccataaagaaggagaaattgtaagattttctaattttcttaatttcttatttttattatattttatatgtatatttaaatatctttttaattttaaattttggagccggcatattttatatagtatattctgattttgatttttacatttcatgatatataaatagaaacacacaacaaataacaaaaacgtTATCAAATGAACTTTAAAGTATGCATTAATTATAATCttgaaataatattaagatacaaataaaaacacaacTTGATCCtataagataaaaatataacgacattttgaaacatataGTAATTAAATGAAACCAAAACTATATTCAAAACTCATCAAAAGAAAGCCTCTGggtatataattatttttgcaaatacgTTCTCTATCATCCATTTTTCCCCAAAGTCTCTTTCTCATCTCATGAAAACTTGTTTTGATCTCTTAACGATTCTCCAAACATGTTATAgaaattgtaacatttttaaatgtagttgtaaattaaaattatgtttcttttataaatatcactaaaaacatcttcatcaaaatgtttgaatttagttCACTCATAATTGACAGAAACAATgttgaacaaaattaaagattggATCCTTATCGATGTTCTTTTCTCGAAGGAATCAATTTTGTCTCTTGTCTTCCTATCCTTTTATTCTCAAACTCTCTCCTCACCtcgtaaataatttatttatttttattttaaatcatccaattattttatattgatttgtaaccttttaaatatagttataaatttaaaatatatttttataaatacccCTAATAATATGTTCATCGAATGACATGGTCATTTGATTTTGCAAAATCTAATCTAGGTTAATTAATAATTGCAATTATACCTTTAAACTTtcgaaacaaaaaattgagctatcaaaattattcaaaattttgaattagacCCTTACACTTAAATAATTGTATGAATTATATTGTTCATGAAACATCCAATATTTCAAAGTGTGCAGAGAATCAGTATTATATTAGATACGTATCAATCTGATACGTTTCTAATATTGCATCTTATCACCGTAATTAAGGTCATTTAGCAATAATCTATCATCGTAATTAAGGTCATTTAGCAATAATCTAGGAAtacattattgtaattagaatATTTTGATCTTTTCCTTATAGGTCGTCCAATTAAGTGTATATGTACCAttgtattctttattttacacAACAAATTAATAAGATCTAGAATATTCCCATAATATTCatcatggtatcagagccaaaACCCTAGATTTACTGTCAACACCGCAACCCAGCCGCGAACACCAGATCTCCCCTCGGTCAATCTTCCTGCTGTAACCTCCTGCAGTGAAGACGCCTGCCGTGAAGACACTTCCGCCATCGCCTCcgtccaaaaaaaaaaaaaaaatccacgCGTAGGTCTACTGCAGATCAGACGAACCCAGACGATTGCGCGTCAGCCTTCGCCCGCATCAGTTCACAACTCTAATTTCGTCCGATAATCAGATCAGACGCGTTCATCCCCGTCCAATAACCCAGGTCCGACGAACCCAGCTCCAATTTCGTCCGATAATCAACTCCGATCTCGTCCGATTCACTCTCAGCTCCGATTCACTCTCAGCTCCGATTCACTCTCAGCTCCGATTCACTCTCAGTTTCGATTCACGTCTGTTTTCATCCGAGTCCGTTCGCAGATCCGATTCAAGTTTTGTCTTCATTCACATCAGATCTGAAGACATCCTGCCGTGAAGACACTCACCTGTTGGTAACCCACTGCCGTGAAGTAACATAATTCCAGTGAAATCCCAGCCGCGAACTCCAGCCTCGAACCCTAGATCTAAAGAAATAACGACGAACCAGCAGCAAATCTTCGTCAACAACCAATATTCTGTGAACCAGCAACAACTAATTATCTTTAGATGGAGAAACATGAAATTGCTCGTCCCATTAGCACCATTCTCGATAGAACTAATTATATTACTTGGGCCCACCAAATGAGGAGTTTTTTAATAGGTTGAAAGTTATGGCGTATCGTTACTGGAGATATCACTAAACCAGTCAAACCTACTCCTCCGATGGACACCACTGAAAATATTGATACAGACCCATCTGATGTCACTGTTCAAGAAACGACTGCAGAAACCGACAAATACATTGAACGTCTTGAGGATTGGGATAGCAAAAACCATCAGATCATCACTTGGTTGGGTAACACCTCTATTCCAGCAATTCACACACAATTTGATGCATTTGATACGGCAAAAGAACTCTGGGATTTTCTGTCCACACGTTTTCAGTCTATTGGACTTGCTCACTATTACCAATTGCACTCTCGACTTGTTAGTCTAAATCAGGAGGGAGGACAATCTGTGAACGAGTATCTTGCAACTCTTCAACCAATCTGGACTCAGTTAGATCAGGCAAAAATCAAACCGGAGCATATTCGCCTCATCAAAGTTCTTATGGGTCTTC
Coding sequences:
- the LOC101215304 gene encoding dirigent protein 4, which produces MTRNMEITKLAMGVLVLFLSAISARSEYYSKTVPRVQLKEKVTNLHFFLFDILSGKKPSAVEVAHANITIGEQSATPFGSVYAVDDPLREGPDPESKVIGNARGLYVSASQGADLCLAMYIDYGFTTGPFNGSSISVFSRNPVTEQRREVAVVGGRGKFKMARGFAKLKTHYLNVSNGDAIIEYNVTVFHY
- the LOC101215541 gene encoding dirigent protein 23; protein product: MANLSVSFSFILLIATLPWIQSLNPKKPVISRHVSQKQTVTNIQFYFHDTVSGKTPSAIKVAEAPTSSKSPTLFGALFIADDPLTESPDPKSKEVGRAQGLYGSAGQQELGLLMALTYEFTAGKFKGSSVVVLGKNSVMHTVRELPIVGGTGVFRFARGYAEARTYWLNSVGDAIVGYNVTVIH